One window of the Chitinophaga niabensis genome contains the following:
- the gcvH gene encoding glycine cleavage system protein GcvH: MNFPSQLRYTKDHEWVLLEGNTAKVGITEFAQRELGDIVFVDITTTGKTLGAEEIFGTVEAVKTVSDLFLPVAGTVGAVNPRLENSPELVNTDPYGEGWMVTIEVSNAADVDGLLTADAYQALIGE, from the coding sequence ATGAATTTTCCGTCACAACTGCGTTACACAAAAGACCACGAATGGGTTTTGTTAGAAGGAAACACTGCTAAAGTGGGTATTACTGAATTTGCTCAGCGTGAACTGGGTGATATCGTGTTTGTGGACATCACCACAACTGGTAAAACACTGGGTGCTGAAGAAATATTTGGTACCGTGGAAGCGGTAAAAACAGTGTCTGATCTGTTCCTGCCTGTTGCCGGTACCGTAGGTGCCGTAAACCCAAGACTGGAAAACAGCCCTGAACTGGTGAACACTGATCCATATGGCGAAGGCTGGATGGTAACCATCGAAGTAAGTAATGCTGCTGATGTGGACGGATTGTTAACCGCAGATGCTTACCAGGCACTGATCGGAGAATAA
- a CDS encoding VanZ family protein encodes MRTILYYLPAMGWIVLILFLCTLPGSSIPKISILDKLHIDKVVHFVLFGGTVILLAYGYYKQNNGLSDLGLLSLVLVVTLYGLAIEFIQKYLVANRSFDMMDVLADGTGAAMGALIFRWIGKRFLK; translated from the coding sequence ATGAGAACGATCCTTTATTATTTACCAGCAATGGGTTGGATCGTTCTCATTCTTTTTTTATGCACCCTGCCCGGATCATCTATTCCAAAGATCTCGATCCTGGACAAACTGCACATAGACAAAGTAGTACACTTTGTACTGTTTGGCGGAACCGTGATCTTACTGGCCTATGGTTACTACAAACAGAATAACGGCCTTAGTGACCTGGGGCTTTTAAGCCTCGTACTGGTTGTTACCTTATACGGCCTGGCAATAGAATTCATTCAAAAATACCTTGTAGCGAACAGGAGTTTTGATATGATGGATGTTTTGGCTGATGGTACAGGCGCAGCAATGGGTGCCTTGATCTTCCGCTGGATCGGGAAAAGATTCCTCAAATAA
- a CDS encoding helix-turn-helix domain-containing protein: MNAGSIIRRLREERNVTQEYMASKLNIGVTAYGNIERNDVKRLTIDRLKEIADILKVHVFELFGFTERDVFLANKKKQSDAFSDINLLAVLHYFRKDKEILHAALSILKEISDVLRQQVQENTAAIHRLMEMQLEMHQQRLSSA, encoded by the coding sequence ATGAATGCTGGATCTATCATCAGAAGATTAAGAGAAGAAAGAAATGTTACGCAGGAATACATGGCATCAAAACTGAACATCGGTGTAACGGCATATGGAAATATAGAACGTAATGATGTGAAGCGGCTCACCATTGATCGCTTAAAGGAAATAGCGGATATCCTCAAAGTACATGTATTTGAATTATTTGGTTTTACAGAAAGAGACGTCTTCCTGGCCAATAAGAAAAAACAAAGCGATGCATTCAGTGATATCAACCTGCTCGCAGTACTGCATTACTTCAGAAAAGATAAGGAGATCTTACATGCTGCATTAAGCATTTTGAAAGAAATAAGTGATGTCCTCAGGCAGCAGGTACAGGAAAATACGGCAGCTATTCACCGCCTGATGGAAATGCAGCTGGAGATGCATCAGCAACGTTTAAGTTCAGCATAA
- a CDS encoding peptidylprolyl isomerase encodes MHRALLLSFFLLFCISVNAQRNRKVKVTTEYGTMVIRLYDQTPLHRNNFIKLVKKHFYDSLLFHRVIHNFMIQGGDPDSKNAKPGTELGNGGVGYTVPAEFQLDLFHKKGVLAAARDNNPTKASDGCQFYIVQGKKFTEGQLDTLEQTRLGGRKLPVDQREVYKQIGGTPHLDQNYTIFGEVIEGLNVVDSIAMVKTDKNNRPLQDVRMKIRLKKKFLFF; translated from the coding sequence ATGCATAGAGCACTACTACTGTCTTTCTTCTTATTGTTCTGTATCTCTGTGAATGCCCAGCGTAACCGTAAAGTGAAAGTGACCACGGAATACGGTACCATGGTGATCAGGTTGTATGACCAAACACCACTGCACCGCAACAATTTCATCAAACTCGTAAAAAAGCATTTTTACGACAGCCTGTTGTTCCACCGGGTGATCCACAACTTTATGATCCAGGGCGGAGACCCCGATTCCAAAAACGCCAAACCCGGCACGGAATTAGGGAATGGAGGAGTAGGATACACCGTGCCGGCAGAATTTCAGCTGGACCTCTTTCATAAAAAGGGAGTATTGGCCGCTGCCCGGGATAATAATCCCACAAAAGCTTCCGATGGCTGCCAGTTTTACATTGTACAAGGCAAGAAATTCACAGAAGGGCAACTGGATACTTTGGAACAAACCCGCCTGGGGGGCCGGAAATTACCGGTAGACCAACGGGAAGTCTATAAACAGATAGGCGGAACGCCACATCTGGACCAGAATTACACCATCTTCGGAGAAGTGATCGAAGGACTGAATGTGGTAGACAGCATTGCCATGGTGAAGACAGATAAGAACAATCGCCCTTTACAGGATGTACGGATGAAGATCAGGCTGAAAAAGAAGTTCTTGTTCTTTTAA